Proteins encoded together in one Lathyrus oleraceus cultivar Zhongwan6 chromosome 5, CAAS_Psat_ZW6_1.0, whole genome shotgun sequence window:
- the LOC127086542 gene encoding peroxidase P7 translates to MAPFTKLCVALSILSLLACCTNAQLVNNFYATTCPSLETTVRNTMTSAIKNESRIGASILRLFFHDCFVNGCDGSILLDDTATFTGEKNAAPNRNSARGFEVIDAIKTSVEASCNATVSCADILALAARDGVFLLGGPSWIVPLGRRDARTASQTAANNQIPSPFSDLSTLTSMFSAKGLTANDLTVLSGAHTIGQGECRLFRTRIYNETNIDPNFATLRKTTCPLSGGDTNLAPLDTLTPTTFDNNYYKDLVAKKGLFHSDQVLFNNGSQDSLVTSYSTNSATFLNDFAAAMIKLSRISPLTGTNGEIRKNCRLVN, encoded by the exons ATGGCTCCCTTTACTAAATTATGTGTGGCACTCTCTATTCTTTCTCTTCTAGCTTGTTGTACCAATGCACAACTTGTTAATAACTTCTATGCAACAACATGCCCTAGCCTTGAAACCACTGTACGCAATACAATGACCAGTGCTATCAAAAACGAATCCAGAATTGGTGCTTCTATTCTTCGCTTGTTTTTCCATGATTGCTTTGTTAAT GGATGCGATGGATCAATCTTATTAGATGATACTGCGACGTTTACTGGTGAGAAAAACGCAGCACCTAACAGAAATTCAGCTAGAGGTTTCGAAGTTATTGATGCCATTAAAACCAGCGTTGAAGCTTCTTGCAATGCCACTGTTTCTTGTGCCGATATTCTAGCACTTGCAGCAAGAGATGGAGTTTTTCTG cTTGGAGGACCCTCATGGATAGTGCCACTTGGAAGAAGAGATGCAAGAACTGCAAGCCAAACTGCAGCAAACAACCAAATCCCATCACCATTCTCTGACCTATCTACCCTCACTTCAATGTTTTCAGCCAAGGGTCTAACTGCAAATGACCTCACTGTTCTTTCTGGTGCACACACCATAGGCCAAGGAGAGTGTCGACTTTTCAGAACTCGCATATACAATGAAACCAATATTGACCCAAACTTTGCCACCTTAAGAAAAACAACTTGTCCTTTATCTGGTGGTGACACCAATTTGGCACCTCTTGATACTCTCACTCCAACTACTTTTGACAACAATTACTATAAAGATCTTGTTGCTAAAAAAGGACTATTCCATTCTGATCAAGTTCTTTTCAATAATGGATCTCAAGACAGTTTGGTTACGAGTTATAGTACTAATAGTGCTACCTTTCTTAATGACTTTGCTGCTGCTATGATAAAGTTGAGTAGAATCAGTCCTCTCACTGGTACTAATGGGGAGATTAGAAAGAATTGCAGGCTTGTTAATTGA